One segment of Coffea arabica cultivar ET-39 chromosome 7c, Coffea Arabica ET-39 HiFi, whole genome shotgun sequence DNA contains the following:
- the LOC113699082 gene encoding CASP-like protein 4A1 isoform X2 produces the protein MDNSRKSNISSDKEDLHVVDSSNRDSEEFKPPSLPTRSPDYSPEGSSISSDHTSLTHGSSPIPTPREEQTSPPHSAPGKLPPKPRLPAPAINRYVVGEPFSVSKMADSGGQGGRVEDGHEQVKASSGRRFRPSLWIPRRAKTEQLMKKAALGFRAFGFLFSLVSFSVMAADRHRGWALDSFDRYKEFRYCMTVNVIAFLYSGAQAVDLGYQLCASKSRLLHRFRHPIDFALDQHHLLLLLELRTGNQIGARTNSQIWRARLCQCPSLHLRP, from the exons ATGGACAACTCAAGAAAGTCGAACATCAGCTCCGACAAAGAAGATTTACATGTGGTGGATTCCTCCAATCGTGATAGCGAAGAGTTTAAGCCACCCTCGCTGCCGACAAGGTCTCCGGATTACTCACCCGAGGGATCATCAATTTCCTCGGATCACACATCTCTTACTCATGGGTCATCCCCAATTCCAACCCCGAGAGAGGAGCAAACCTCCCCGCCGCACAGCGCACCTGGAAAATTGCCTCCTAAGCCTCGGCTGCCGGCGCCGGCTATCAATCGCTACGTCGTAGGCGAGCCCTTCTCAGTGTCCAAGATGGCAGATTCAGGTGGGCAAGGAGGAAGGGTGGAGGACGGTCATGAGCAGGTTAAAGCAAGTAGCGGACGCAGGTTTCGACCGTCTCTTTGGATTCCGAGGAGGGCAAAGACAGAGCAATTGATGAAGAAGGCTGCTTTGGGGTTTAGGGCTTTTGGGTTTTTGTTCTCATTGGTTTCCTTTTCCGTCATGGCTGCTGATAGGCATCGAGGTTGGGCACTTGATTCATTCGATCGTTACAAGGAATTCAG GTACTGTATGACAGTGAATGTGATCGCATTTCTGTACTCCGGAGCACAGGCCGTGGATCTGGGCTACCAGTTATGCGCTTCCAAGTCAAGGCTTCTGCACCGTTTTCGACACCCTATTGATTTTGCTCTTGACCAG CATCATCTTCTGCTGCTACTCGAGTTGAGGACTGGGAATCAAATTGGGGCAAGGACAAATTCCCAGATATGGCGAGCACGGCTGTGTCAATGTCCTTCCTTGCATTTGCGGCCCTAG
- the LOC113700101 gene encoding uncharacterized protein isoform X2, which yields MSSNCARRLLQQSSSSAKAFLSSGPRISLPSVASGPTKLGGLPSPASRLSRRHNLFSKSRVRMELACGESLMPLHSVTASALLKSMLSSGVGQWGCLSEEGRASSIA from the exons ATGTCGTCCAATTGCGCAAGAAGATTACTTCAGCAATCTTCATCTTCCGCCAAGGCATTCCTGAGTTCTGGCCCTCGAATATCTCTACCTTCCGTTGCCTCTGGTCCAACTAAGCTTGGGGGATTACCTTCCCCTGCCTCGCGCCTTTCCCGTCGCCACAACCTCTTCTCTAAGTCCAG GGTACGAATGGAACTGGCTTGCGGTGAGTCATTGATGCCTCTGCACTCCGTCACTGCTTCTGCATTGTTAAAATCTATGCTGTCTTCAGGAGTGGGCCAGTGGGGTTGTCTCTCTGAAG AAGGACGGGCATCATCAATAGCGTGA
- the LOC113700101 gene encoding uncharacterized protein isoform X4 produces the protein MSSNCARRLLQQSSSSAKAFLSSGPRISLPSVASGPTKLGGLPSPASRLSRRHNLFSKSRVRMELACGESLMPLHSVTASALLKSMLSSGVGQWGCLSEGGADS, from the exons ATGTCGTCCAATTGCGCAAGAAGATTACTTCAGCAATCTTCATCTTCCGCCAAGGCATTCCTGAGTTCTGGCCCTCGAATATCTCTACCTTCCGTTGCCTCTGGTCCAACTAAGCTTGGGGGATTACCTTCCCCTGCCTCGCGCCTTTCCCGTCGCCACAACCTCTTCTCTAAGTCCAG GGTACGAATGGAACTGGCTTGCGGTGAGTCATTGATGCCTCTGCACTCCGTCACTGCTTCTGCATTGTTAAAATCTATGCTGTCTTCAGGAGTGGGCCAGTGGGGTTGTCTCTCTGAAG GAGGTGCTGACTCGTGA
- the LOC113700101 gene encoding uncharacterized protein isoform X3 gives MSSNCARRLLQQSSSSAKAFLSSGPRISLPSVASGPTKLGGLPSPASRLSRRHNLFSKSRVRMELACGESLMPLHSVTASALLKSMLSSGVGQWGCLSEGFATPL, from the exons ATGTCGTCCAATTGCGCAAGAAGATTACTTCAGCAATCTTCATCTTCCGCCAAGGCATTCCTGAGTTCTGGCCCTCGAATATCTCTACCTTCCGTTGCCTCTGGTCCAACTAAGCTTGGGGGATTACCTTCCCCTGCCTCGCGCCTTTCCCGTCGCCACAACCTCTTCTCTAAGTCCAG GGTACGAATGGAACTGGCTTGCGGTGAGTCATTGATGCCTCTGCACTCCGTCACTGCTTCTGCATTGTTAAAATCTATGCTGTCTTCAGGAGTGGGCCAGTGGGGTTGTCTCTCTGAAG GATTTGCAACACCACTATAG
- the LOC113697758 gene encoding RNA exonuclease 4-like, whose amino-acid sequence MGSRHESSETLRNKCAACYRQFNKMEHLVEHMRTSYHSVHEPMCGICRKHCRSFESLREHLIGPLPKAECERIFKDRGCDLCLTVLSSRSGLWNHREACQFSRSNNGVLCRLANLGIQDELRLDNSRAKVVALACKMVGGGSDGSLDLCARVCLIDEHERIIFHTYVKPQLPVTNYRYETTGLRPEFLREAMPLKQVQRRIQDYLCNGEPIWHIRSRGGRARVLVGHGLDHDLKCLEMEYPPIMIRDTAKYPPLMKTSKLSNSLKYLTKAYLGYDIQTGQQDPYEDCVATLRLYMRMRSQNHDTEDCPLATDPQNRNNFASWRQNELERMTPEKLLEISRSDYYCWCLDSRTSHTNS is encoded by the exons ATGGGCAGCAGGCACGAGTCTTCCGAGACTCTGAG GAACAAATGCGCTGCATGCTATAGGCAGTTCAACAAAATGGAACACCTTGTGGAACACATGAGGACATCCTATCATTCGGTTCATGAACCCATGTGCGGGATTTGCAGGAAACATTGTCGATCATTTGAATCTCTGAGAGAACATCTTATAG GGCCGCTCCCGAAAGCAGAATGTGAGAGGATTTTCAAGGACCGGGGATGTGACCTTTGCCTAACAGTCCTGAGCAGTCGCAGTGGGCTCTGGAATCACCGGGAAGCATGCCAATTCTCACGTTCGAACAAT gggGTTCTGTGTCGTCTGGCAAATTTGGGCATACAAGATGAATTAAGGCTGGACAACAGTAGAGCGAAGGTGGTCGCCCTGGCTTGCAAAATGGTTGGAGGCGGTAGCGATGGCTCTTTAGATCTGTGTGCAAGAGTTTGCCTCATCGATGAGCACGAAAGGATAATCTTTCATACATATGTCAAGCCACAGCTTCCCGTCACAAACTACAG GTATGAAACAACGGGATTGCGACCAGAATTTCTAAGGGAAGCGATGCCGTTGAAACAAGTGCAGAGAAGGATTCAGGACTATTTATGCAACGGGGAACCAATATGGCACATACGTTCTAGAGGAGGAAGAGCTCGCGTCCTTGTGGGACATGGTTTGGATCACGATCTCAAGTGTTTGGAAATGGAGTATCCACCGATAATGATCAG GGACACGGCCAAATATCCACCACTTATGAAAACCAGCAAGCTTAGCAACTCGCTCAAGTATTTGACAAAAGCATACCTTGG CTATGACATTCAAACGGGCCAGCAAGATCCGTATGAAGACTGCGTTGCTACACTGAGGCTCTACATGAGAATGAGATCACAGAATCACGATACGGAGGACTGCCCTCTTGCTACCGACCCCCAGAACCGCAACAATTTTGCATCATGGCGACAGAACGAGCTCGAGAGGATGACTCCTGAAAAATTGCTAGAGATCTCAAGGTCTGACTATTATTGCTGGTGCTTGGACTCCAGAACCAGCCACACCAATTCCTGA
- the LOC113699082 gene encoding CASP-like protein 4A1 isoform X1: protein MDNSRKSNISSDKEDLHVVDSSNRDSEEFKPPSLPTRSPDYSPEGSSISSDHTSLTHGSSPIPTPREEQTSPPHSAPGKLPPKPRLPAPAINRYVVGEPFSVSKMADSGGQGGRVEDGHEQVKASSGRRFRPSLWIPRRAKTEQLMKKAALGFRAFGFLFSLVSFSVMAADRHRGWALDSFDRYKEFRYCMTVNVIAFLYSGAQAVDLGYQLCASKSRLLHRFRHPIDFALDQMISYLLISASSSAATRVEDWESNWGKDKFPDMASTAVSMSFLAFAALASTALISGYGLCTSRQM from the exons ATGGACAACTCAAGAAAGTCGAACATCAGCTCCGACAAAGAAGATTTACATGTGGTGGATTCCTCCAATCGTGATAGCGAAGAGTTTAAGCCACCCTCGCTGCCGACAAGGTCTCCGGATTACTCACCCGAGGGATCATCAATTTCCTCGGATCACACATCTCTTACTCATGGGTCATCCCCAATTCCAACCCCGAGAGAGGAGCAAACCTCCCCGCCGCACAGCGCACCTGGAAAATTGCCTCCTAAGCCTCGGCTGCCGGCGCCGGCTATCAATCGCTACGTCGTAGGCGAGCCCTTCTCAGTGTCCAAGATGGCAGATTCAGGTGGGCAAGGAGGAAGGGTGGAGGACGGTCATGAGCAGGTTAAAGCAAGTAGCGGACGCAGGTTTCGACCGTCTCTTTGGATTCCGAGGAGGGCAAAGACAGAGCAATTGATGAAGAAGGCTGCTTTGGGGTTTAGGGCTTTTGGGTTTTTGTTCTCATTGGTTTCCTTTTCCGTCATGGCTGCTGATAGGCATCGAGGTTGGGCACTTGATTCATTCGATCGTTACAAGGAATTCAG GTACTGTATGACAGTGAATGTGATCGCATTTCTGTACTCCGGAGCACAGGCCGTGGATCTGGGCTACCAGTTATGCGCTTCCAAGTCAAGGCTTCTGCACCGTTTTCGACACCCTATTGATTTTGCTCTTGACCAG ATGATATCGTATCTTCTAATATCAGCATCATCTTCTGCTGCTACTCGAGTTGAGGACTGGGAATCAAATTGGGGCAAGGACAAATTCCCAGATATGGCGAGCACGGCTGTGTCAATGTCCTTCCTTGCATTTGCGGCCCTAGCTTCCACTGCTCTCATATCTGGCTATGGCCTTTGCACGTCCAGACAGATGTAG
- the LOC113699082 gene encoding CASP-like protein 4B1 isoform X3, translating to MDNSRKSNISSDKEDLHVVDSSNRDSEEFKPPSLPTRSPDYSPEGSSISSDHTSLTHGSSPIPTPREEQTSPPHSAPGKLPPKPRLPAPAINRYVVGEPFSVSKMADSGGQGGRVEDGHEQVKASSGRRFRPSLWIPRRAKTEQLMKKAALGFRAFGFLFSLVSFSVMAADRHRGWALDSFDRYKEFRYCMTVNVIAFLYSGAQAVDLGYQLCASKSRLLHRFRHPIDFALDQAGLEWRTLNN from the exons ATGGACAACTCAAGAAAGTCGAACATCAGCTCCGACAAAGAAGATTTACATGTGGTGGATTCCTCCAATCGTGATAGCGAAGAGTTTAAGCCACCCTCGCTGCCGACAAGGTCTCCGGATTACTCACCCGAGGGATCATCAATTTCCTCGGATCACACATCTCTTACTCATGGGTCATCCCCAATTCCAACCCCGAGAGAGGAGCAAACCTCCCCGCCGCACAGCGCACCTGGAAAATTGCCTCCTAAGCCTCGGCTGCCGGCGCCGGCTATCAATCGCTACGTCGTAGGCGAGCCCTTCTCAGTGTCCAAGATGGCAGATTCAGGTGGGCAAGGAGGAAGGGTGGAGGACGGTCATGAGCAGGTTAAAGCAAGTAGCGGACGCAGGTTTCGACCGTCTCTTTGGATTCCGAGGAGGGCAAAGACAGAGCAATTGATGAAGAAGGCTGCTTTGGGGTTTAGGGCTTTTGGGTTTTTGTTCTCATTGGTTTCCTTTTCCGTCATGGCTGCTGATAGGCATCGAGGTTGGGCACTTGATTCATTCGATCGTTACAAGGAATTCAG GTACTGTATGACAGTGAATGTGATCGCATTTCTGTACTCCGGAGCACAGGCCGTGGATCTGGGCTACCAGTTATGCGCTTCCAAGTCAAGGCTTCTGCACCGTTTTCGACACCCTATTGATTTTGCTCTTGACCAG GCTGGTTTAGAATGGCGGACTTTAAACAATTAA
- the LOC113700101 gene encoding uncharacterized protein isoform X1, with the protein MSSNCARRLLQQSSSSAKAFLSSGPRISLPSVASGPTKLGGLPSPASRLSRRHNLFSKSRVRMELACGESLMPLHSVTASALLKSMLSSGVGQWGCLSEDAPDKKQLSLQERKSFIFAWATNGV; encoded by the exons ATGTCGTCCAATTGCGCAAGAAGATTACTTCAGCAATCTTCATCTTCCGCCAAGGCATTCCTGAGTTCTGGCCCTCGAATATCTCTACCTTCCGTTGCCTCTGGTCCAACTAAGCTTGGGGGATTACCTTCCCCTGCCTCGCGCCTTTCCCGTCGCCACAACCTCTTCTCTAAGTCCAG GGTACGAATGGAACTGGCTTGCGGTGAGTCATTGATGCCTCTGCACTCCGTCACTGCTTCTGCATTGTTAAAATCTATGCTGTCTTCAGGAGTGGGCCAGTGGGGTTGTCTCTCTGAAG ATGCTCCTGACAAGAAACAACTTTCCTTACAAGAAAGGAAATCATTCATATTTGCCTGGGCCACTAATGGAGTTTGA
- the LOC113698825 gene encoding photosystem I assembly factor PSA3, chloroplastic-like, which yields MVVLSSLQTNLHSTTAATAACPNHTCKAVSPSPLYLRHLYGIPTRPRAPNCNGVLLVKAYMEESNTLSGFANKVIGSLPVIGLVARILSDEGGVGGDVIDFAEFRRRVGNKCSVNDSRAFYEFQERRGRVGDPLYVLLCCWLAAVGAGLLKSEEILEGVARLRVSNDIEFEEETFIAMMNDAREKRAKLRTAAPTIPMEIRAEKALEAIYVCCFGGDPIEEDDEKLLFIMLNAVFPSVGQPGIEKIVKDKIKRVAEGSEEIKFPPPKPLSKEAVQMQMKDLQFLKQMNETQ from the exons ATGGTGGTGCTCTCCTCTCTCCAAACGAATCTACACTCTACTACTGCTGCTACTGCTGCCTGCCCAAACCATACCTGCAAGGCCGTCTCGCCGTCTCCCCTTTACTTGCGCCATCTTTACGGAATCCCCACTAGGCCTAGAGCTCCGAACTGCAATGGGGTCTTACTCGTCAAAGCTTACATGGAAGAAAGCAACACTCTCTCTGGTTTTGCCAATAAGGTCATTGGTTCACTCCCCGTGATAGGCCTTGTGGCCAGAATTCTCAGTGACGAAGGAGGCGTTGGCGGTGATGTAATTGATTTTGCTGAATTTAGGAGGAGGGTCGGAAACAAGTGTTCCGTTAATGATTCAAGAGCCTTCTATGAATTTCAAGAACGACGAGGCCGA GTAGGGGACCCTTTGTATGTGCTGCTATGCTGCTGGTTGGCTGCAGTAGGCGCTGGTCTGCTTAAGTCGGAGGAAATATTGGAAGGGGTAGCTAGGCTACGGGTATCCAATGACATTGAATTTGAAGAGGAAACATTCATAGCCATGATGAATGACGCAAGGGAG AAACGGGCAAAATTAAGAACTGCGGCCCCTACAATCCCAATGGAAATTCGAGCTGAGAAAGCTCTTGAAGCTATTTACGTCTGTTGTTTTGGAGGGGATCCAATAGAAGAAGACGACGAAAAACTACTGTTTATCATGCTCAATGCCGTCTTTCCCAGCGTAGGGCAACCAGGGATTGAGAAGATTGTGAAAGACAAGATAAAGAGAGTGGCAGAAGGAAGTGAAGAAATCAAGTTTCCACCGCCTAAACCCTTGTCAAAAGAAGCTGTGCAGATGCAGATGAAGGACTTGCAATTCCTCAAACAGATGAACGAGACACAATAG
- the LOC113699277 gene encoding protein farnesyltransferase subunit beta has translation MESSRKARGTKTQEEQWMVENDVGQIYSWVSSIPPNAQSVFLEIRRDNHIQYLMHGLNNLAPSFSTLDANRPWICYWILHSIALLGDSLDGELEHSTIEFLSRCQDPDGGYGGGPGQMPHLATTYAAVNSLITLGGPKSLSSINRVKLRAFLLRMKDASGGFRMHDGGEVDVRACYTAISVASVLNILDDELTQNVGDYILSCQTYEGGIAGEPGSEAHGGYTFCGLAAMILINEVHRLDLPCLIDWVVFRQGVEGGFQGRTNKLVDGCYSFWQGGVAVIVQKLHSVICEQLGLSNVLDSECDSESYHDYETSDISDVEECTVETSCPLGGTCHHRKEDSFADIGVDFISSKRAIAPIFSSMHLQQYLLLCSQEGAGFRDKPGKPRDQYHTCYCLSGLSVCQYCSSADASSPPLARDILGPYPNLLEQLHPLYNLVLDRYYEAHEFFSKF, from the exons ATGGAATCGTCAAGGAAAGCGAGGGGGACGAAGACTCAAGAAGAGCAATGGATGGTTGAGAACGATGTCGGCCAAATTTATTCATGGGTCAGCAGTATTCCGCCGAATGCCCAATCCGTTTT CTTGGAGATCCGGCGGGATAATCACATTCAATATCTCATGCACGGTCTAAACAATCTTGCCCCGTCTTTCTCAACTCTCGATGCCAA TCGACCTTGGATTTGCTATTGGATCCTTCACTCAATTGCTCTATTGGGAGATTCGTTAGATGGAGAACTGGAGCATAGTACTATCGAGTTTCTTAGTCGTTGCCAG GATCCGGACGGTGGATATGGTGGTGGACCTGGTCAG ATGCCTCATCTTGCAACAACCTATGCTGCAGTGAACTCACTTATTACCTTGGGTGGTCCCAAGTCTTTGTCATCAATAAATAG GGTGAAGTTGCGTGCATTTTTGCTGCGAATGAAGGATGCAAGTGGAGGATTCAG GATGCATGATGGTGGAGAAGTGGACGTTCGTGCTTGCTACACTGCTATTTCT GTTGCCAGTGTTCTGAACATTCTGGATGATGAGCTGACACAAAATGTTGGAGATTACATTTTAAG TTGCCAAACTTATGAAGGTGGAATAGCTGGTGAACCAGGTTCTGAGGCTCATGGAGG GTACACATTCTGTGGTTTAGCAGCGATGATTCTGATCAATGAGGTCCATCGGTTGGATTTGCCTTGCTTGATT GACTGGGTTGTCTTCAGACAAGGTGTTGAAGGTGGATTTCAAGGGAGAACAAATAAACTGGTTGATGGCTGCTATTCCTTTTGGCAG GGAGGAGTTGCTGTCATTGTACAAAAGTTGCATTCAGTTATCTGTGAACAGTTGGGTTTGTCAAACGTTTTAGACTCTGAGTGCGACTCGGAAAGTTATCATGATTATGAAACATCAGATATATCTGATGTAGAAGAATGCACTGTGGAAACTTCTTGCCCTCTTGGTGGAACTTGCCATCATAGAAAAGAAG ATAGTTTTGCAGACATTGGTGTTGATTTCATCAGCAGCAAGAGGGCAATTGCACCTATTTTCAGTAGCATGCATTTGCAGCAATACCTTCTTTTGTGTTCACAG GAAGGGGCTGGTTTCAGAGATAAACCTGGGAAGCCTAGGGATCAGTATCATACATGTTACTGTCTAAGTGGATTATCCGTTTGTCAATATTGCTCATCTGCAGATGCTAGTTCTCCACCACTGGCTAGAGATATACTGGGTCCTTACCCTAATTTGTTGGAACAACTTcaccccttatataaccttgTCTTAGACCGTTACTATGAAGCAcatgaatttttttcaaaattttag
- the LOC113697866 gene encoding uncharacterized protein At4g28440-like, which produces MAENKTMRKPVFTKVDQLRPGTNGHNLVAKVVSSKMVLQKGRPDGPQVRQMRIAECLVGDETGTIVFTARNEQVDMMKVGATIILRNAKIDMFKGSMRLAVDKWGRVEVAEPASFVVKEDNNLSLVEYELVNVVEE; this is translated from the exons ATGGCGGAGAACAAAACTATGAGGAAACCAGTTTTTACCAAGGTAGATCAGCTACGGCCTGGTACAAACGGTCATAATCTCGTTGCCAAAGTGGTTAGTTCTAAGATGGTATTACAAAAGGGCCGTCCAGATGGACCCCAAGTGCGCCAAATGCGAATTGCTGAATGTTTGGTTGGAGATGAAACTGGGACAATTGTCTTTACTGCCAGGAATGAGCAAG TGGATATGATGAAGGTTGGAGCTACAATAATTTTGCGCAATGCAAAAATTGACATGTTCAAAGGGTCGATGAGGCTTGCTGTGGACAAGTGGGGTCGAGTAGAAGTAGCTGAACCAGCCAGTTTTGTAGTGAAAGAAGATAATAACCTCTCCTTGGTTGAATATGAACTTGTCAATGTGGTAGAGGAATGA
- the LOC113698758 gene encoding formate dehydrogenase, mitochondrial, whose amino-acid sequence MAMKRVAASALRAFTSSGNSTSSLLTRRLHASPGSKKIVGVFYDAKEYAAKNPNFLGCTENALGIRQWLESQGHQYIVTSDKEGPHCELEKHIPDLHVLITTPFHPAYVTAERIKKAKNLQLLLTAGIGSDHVDLKAAADAGLTVAEVTGSNVVSVAEDELMRVLILVRNFVPGHHQVISGDWNVAGIAYRAYDLEGKTVGTVGAGRIGRLLLQRLKPFNCNLLYHDRIKMDPELENQTGAKFEEDLDKMLPKCDIIVINMPLTEKTRGMFDKDRIARLKKGVLIVNNARGAIMDTQAVVDGCSSGQIGGYSGDVWNPQPAPKDHPWRYMPNQAMTPHISGTTIDAQIRYAAGVKDMLDRYFKGEDFPPQHYIVKDGELASQYR is encoded by the exons ATGGCGATGAAGCGTGTAGCTGCCTCTGCACTTCGTGCTTTTACTTCTTCGGGGAATTCAACTTCATCACTTCTCACCAGACGCCTCCAT GCCTCTCCTGGTAGCAAAAAGATTGTTGGTGTTTTCTATGATGCAAAAGAATATGCTGCAAAGAATCCCAATTTTCTTGGCTGCACAGAAAATGCATTGGGTATCCGCCAATGGCTAGAATCACAGGGCCATCAATACATAGTCACTTCGGACAAAGAAGGACCACATTGTG AACTTGAGAAACATATTCCGGACCTCCATGTGTTGATAACTACCCCATTTCATCCTGCATATGTCACGGCCGAAAGGattaagaaggccaaaaatctGCAACTTTTGCTGACTGCTGGAATTGGCTCAGATCATGTTGATCTGAAAGCTGCAGCAGATGCTGGGTTAACAGTTGCAGAGGTCACTGGGAGTAACGTTGTGTCGGTTGCTGAAGACGAATTGATGAGGGTCCTCATTCTTGTTCGCAATTTCGTGCCTGGACACCATCAAGTCATAAGTGGGGATTGGAATGTTGCAGGTATTGCTTACAGAGCTTATGATCTCGAAGGCAAGACTGTAGGAACTGTTGGTGCTGGGCGTATAGGCAGGCTTTTGCTGCAGAGATTGAAACCTTTCAACTGTAATCTTCTTTATCACGATCGGATCAAGATGGATCCTGAGTTGGAGAATCAAACTGGAGCCAAATTCGAGGAAGATCTCGATAAGATGCTGCCAAAATGTGACATAATTGTTATTAATATGCCTCTTACAGAGAAAACTAG AGGGATGTTTGACAAAGATAGGATCGCTAGGCTAAAGAAGGGAGTTTTGATTGTAAACAATGCTCGAGGAGCAATCATGGACACACAAGCAGTTGTTGATGGTTGTTCTAGCGGACAAATTGGAG GTTACAGTGGGGATGTTTGGAATCCACAACCAGCTCCAAAGGACCATCCTTGGCGTTACATGCCTAACCAAGCTATGACCCCCCATATTTCTGGTACTACCATTGATGCACAG ATACGCTATGCAGCTGGAGTCAAGGACATGCTGGATAGGTACTTTAAGGGAGAAGATTTCCCTCCACAACATTACATTGTCAAGGATGGAGAGCTTGCAAGCCAGTATCGTTGA
- the LOC113699082 gene encoding CASP-like protein 4A1 isoform X4 → MDNSRKSNISSDKEDLHVVDSSNRDSEEFKPPSLPTRSPDYSPEGSSISSDHTSLTHGSSPIPTPREEQTSPPHSAPGKLPPKPRLPAPAINRYVVGEPFSVSKMADSGGQGGRVEDGHEQVKASSGRRFRPSLWIPRRAKTEQLMKKAALGFRAFGFLFSLVSFSVMAADRHRGWALDSFDRYKEFRYCMTVNVIAFLYSGAQAVDLGYQLCASKSRLLHRFRHPIDFALDQALVILPR, encoded by the exons ATGGACAACTCAAGAAAGTCGAACATCAGCTCCGACAAAGAAGATTTACATGTGGTGGATTCCTCCAATCGTGATAGCGAAGAGTTTAAGCCACCCTCGCTGCCGACAAGGTCTCCGGATTACTCACCCGAGGGATCATCAATTTCCTCGGATCACACATCTCTTACTCATGGGTCATCCCCAATTCCAACCCCGAGAGAGGAGCAAACCTCCCCGCCGCACAGCGCACCTGGAAAATTGCCTCCTAAGCCTCGGCTGCCGGCGCCGGCTATCAATCGCTACGTCGTAGGCGAGCCCTTCTCAGTGTCCAAGATGGCAGATTCAGGTGGGCAAGGAGGAAGGGTGGAGGACGGTCATGAGCAGGTTAAAGCAAGTAGCGGACGCAGGTTTCGACCGTCTCTTTGGATTCCGAGGAGGGCAAAGACAGAGCAATTGATGAAGAAGGCTGCTTTGGGGTTTAGGGCTTTTGGGTTTTTGTTCTCATTGGTTTCCTTTTCCGTCATGGCTGCTGATAGGCATCGAGGTTGGGCACTTGATTCATTCGATCGTTACAAGGAATTCAG GTACTGTATGACAGTGAATGTGATCGCATTTCTGTACTCCGGAGCACAGGCCGTGGATCTGGGCTACCAGTTATGCGCTTCCAAGTCAAGGCTTCTGCACCGTTTTCGACACCCTATTGATTTTGCTCTTGACCAG GCACTGGTTATTTTGCCAAGGTAA